The Pseudomonas protegens genome contains the following window.
CCCACCGACAGCAACCAGACTTCCTCGCCACGTTCGCGTTTGGCCAGGGCCCGGTAATGAATGTCCCAGGCGGCGGCGCCGTCTCCGGCAATACGTTGGGTCAGTTGAGAAAAGCGCATGCTCAGGCTCCAGACAAAAAGGGATGGTCAGCGCGCGCAGGCGTGCTTGAGTTCGATCAGGGTCAGGCCATTGCGGGCAAAGCCGCTGCGCAGCTCCTGCTGCAACCCATCGAGGCTGGCGGGCTGGCTGACGCTGCAACCAAAGGCCCGGGCCAGGGCGGCAAAATCCGGATTGCGCGGCAGCACGCCAATGGGCTCGATGTTCAGATCCAGCATGTCATCGCGGATCTGCCCCAGGGCGTCGTTGTTCCACAGCAAGACCACCAGCGGGCCGTCCAGCTCCTCCACCGCCGTGGCCAGCTCCTGCACGGTGTAGAGAAAACCGCCATCGCCCACCAGCACCAGCCCGGGACGCTCGGGGGCACCGAGCTTGGCGCCGATGCCGGCCGGCAAGCCGTAGCCGAGGGTGCCGTAGCCGGTGGGATGCAGCCAGCTGCGGGTGGCCCGGCTCGGGTACAGGTAGTTGCCGCTGTAGGCCAGCTGGGTCATGTCGCTGGCGATAAAGCCGTGCTCTGGCAACTCGGCGGCAATCCGTTGCAGGATCGAGCGGTGAATCTGTTGCAAAGGCCCCTGCCCGCTCTGCAGCGCCTGGCGCAGATCGGCCACCGCGTGAATCGCCGCCCCCGCTTCGGCCGGTGTGGGTGGCAAGGCCTGGAGCAAGGCGTCCAGGGTGGCGCGGGCATCGCCGTGCAAAGCCACCGCACACGGGTAGAAGTCATTGAACTTGCGCGGGTCGATATCCAGGCGCAGCAGCTCGCCGTTCAGCGGCAGGCGCTCGCGCCAATAGTCGGTGTCGGCCATCTCGGTGCCCACCGCCAGCACCACGTCGGCCTGAGCGAT
Protein-coding sequences here:
- a CDS encoding 5-guanidino-2-oxopentanoate decarboxylase, giving the protein MHDQTLTGGQALVRLLANYGVDTVFGIPGVHTLELYRGLPGSGIRHVLTRHEQGAGFMADGYARVSGKPGVCFVISGPGVTNVATPIGQAYADSIPLLVISSVNHSASLGKGWGSLHETQDQRAITAPITAFSALALSPEDLPELIARAFAVFDSQRPRPVHISVPLDVLAARVARDWTGEVRRRPARGPAAAADIQQAADTLRKAKRPMIIAGGGALHAAEQLRALSTRLGAVFFSSVAGKGLLPEEAPLNAGATLCVEPGWQLIAQADVVLAVGTEMADTDYWRERLPLNGELLRLDIDPRKFNDFYPCAVALHGDARATLDALLQALPPTPAEAGAAIHAVADLRQALQSGQGPLQQIHRSILQRIAAELPEHGFIASDMTQLAYSGNYLYPSRATRSWLHPTGYGTLGYGLPAGIGAKLGAPERPGLVLVGDGGFLYTVQELATAVEELDGPLVVLLWNNDALGQIRDDMLDLNIEPIGVLPRNPDFAALARAFGCSVSQPASLDGLQQELRSGFARNGLTLIELKHACAR